One genomic segment of Marinitoga piezophila KA3 includes these proteins:
- a CDS encoding M55 family metallopeptidase gives MKIYISFDFEGLAGVNHWNDVSKGRDYKQNYAMIQLRAMLEELKEHEVVISDSHAMGDNILWSVTDEFPNVELISGGIRKYYMMAGLDSTFDRMIFFGYHAGVGTRYATMDHTYSSSSIHNVWINGVRVNETLINAAYGSLYNVPLAMVVGDDKLGEELKEHYNKLVYVSTKESLGRFSAKFKPMKKLIEEIKDATRKMLSMKKEDFELFKFESPVEMIVEFSDTLRADMVESMPLVERIDGRKVKLVSEDYSTIFEGLLAMTYITMAAKYI, from the coding sequence ATGAAAATCTATATTTCATTTGATTTTGAAGGATTGGCTGGTGTTAATCACTGGAACGATGTTTCAAAAGGAAGAGATTATAAGCAGAATTATGCAATGATACAGTTACGAGCTATGCTTGAAGAATTAAAAGAACATGAAGTAGTAATTTCAGATTCTCATGCAATGGGGGATAATATTTTATGGAGTGTTACTGATGAATTTCCAAATGTGGAATTAATTAGCGGAGGAATAAGGAAATATTATATGATGGCTGGATTGGATTCAACGTTTGATAGAATGATATTCTTTGGTTATCATGCAGGTGTTGGAACAAGATATGCCACAATGGATCATACTTATTCCAGTTCTTCAATACACAATGTCTGGATTAATGGTGTAAGAGTGAATGAAACTTTGATTAATGCTGCATATGGAAGTTTGTATAATGTTCCGCTTGCAATGGTTGTTGGTGATGATAAACTTGGTGAGGAATTAAAAGAGCATTATAATAAACTTGTATATGTTTCAACTAAAGAGTCTCTCGGAAGATTTTCTGCAAAATTTAAGCCAATGAAAAAATTGATTGAAGAAATAAAGGATGCAACGAGGAAGATGCTAAGCATGAAAAAGGAAGATTTTGAATTATTTAAGTTTGAGTCACCAGTTGAAATGATTGTCGAATTTTCTGATACGTTAAGGGCAGATATGGTGGAATCTATGCCTTTAGTTGAGAGAATAGACGGAAGAAAGGTGAAGCTTGTTAGTGAAGATTATAGTACGATCTTTGAAGGATTACTTGCAATGACATATATAACAATGGCAGCTAAGTATATATAA
- a CDS encoding endonuclease III domain-containing protein has protein sequence MFINLIEIYETLKKEYTIPEGWWPGENQFEIMLGALLTQNTNWNNVVKSLENIKNKNLLYPEKLYVLDIEELQKLIKPSGFFKVKAKYVKNLLEWFKKYDFSFEKLEKIDKITLRNELLSVKGIGKETADSILLYSLNKLSFVIDAYTKRMFSRLGLNIKSDYDAYQKFFEENLPENIMIYKNYHGLIVEHSKNICKKKPLCENCIFKDLCKYNKGA, from the coding sequence ATGTTTATTAATCTAATTGAAATATACGAAACTTTAAAAAAAGAATATACAATTCCTGAAGGTTGGTGGCCTGGCGAAAATCAATTTGAAATAATGCTCGGTGCATTATTGACACAAAATACAAATTGGAATAATGTAGTAAAATCCCTGGAAAACATTAAAAACAAAAACCTTTTATATCCAGAAAAATTATATGTTTTAGATATAGAAGAACTACAGAAATTAATAAAACCAAGCGGCTTTTTCAAGGTTAAAGCTAAATACGTGAAAAATCTATTAGAATGGTTCAAAAAATATGATTTTTCATTTGAAAAACTGGAAAAAATAGATAAAATCACCTTAAGAAACGAATTACTTTCTGTAAAAGGTATAGGGAAAGAAACTGCCGATTCTATACTATTATATTCACTCAACAAGCTAAGTTTTGTTATTGACGCATATACAAAAAGAATGTTTTCGAGATTAGGGTTAAATATAAAAAGCGATTATGATGCATACCAAAAATTTTTTGAAGAAAACCTTCCCGAAAATATAATGATATATAAAAATTATCATGGATTAATTGTAGAACATTCGAAAAATATCTGCAAAAAGAAACCTTTATGTGAAAATTGTATATTCAAAGATCTATGTAAATATAATAAAGGCGCTTAA
- a CDS encoding 2-hydroxyacid dehydrogenase, translating into MPKVSFTYEIPEIAEKKLKDAGFDVWVNREERTLTHEEIINLAKESDALITLLSDNINKEVLEAGKGKLKVVSNYAVGYNNIDVESAKEFSIYVTNTPGVLSDATADLAWALLFAVARKIVESDKFVREGKFIGWRPQLFLGYDIKGKTLGIIGMGRIGKEMAKRALGFDMKVLYYKRNRLSEAEEKELNVEYAPLEELIKKSDYISLHTPLTPETHHLLDEKEFSMMKPNVIIINTARGPVINEKVLIKYLKEGKIAGAGLDVYEEEPKIPEELLKLDNVVLTPHTGSATFETRDKMAEMVADNVIAALKGEVPPNNVY; encoded by the coding sequence ATGCCAAAGGTTTCATTTACATATGAAATTCCGGAAATCGCAGAAAAAAAATTAAAGGACGCTGGTTTCGATGTATGGGTTAACAGAGAAGAGAGAACATTAACCCATGAAGAAATAATAAACCTTGCAAAAGAATCAGATGCATTAATAACATTATTAAGCGATAATATTAACAAAGAAGTATTGGAAGCTGGAAAAGGAAAATTAAAAGTTGTTTCCAATTACGCTGTTGGATATAATAACATAGACGTGGAATCAGCTAAAGAATTTAGCATCTACGTTACCAACACACCAGGTGTATTAAGTGATGCTACTGCTGATTTAGCATGGGCTCTTTTATTTGCAGTTGCAAGAAAAATCGTCGAAAGCGATAAATTTGTAAGAGAAGGAAAATTCATAGGCTGGAGACCTCAATTATTTCTTGGCTATGACATAAAAGGAAAAACACTTGGAATAATTGGAATGGGAAGAATCGGAAAAGAAATGGCAAAACGTGCTTTAGGATTTGATATGAAGGTTTTATATTATAAAAGAAATAGATTAAGTGAAGCTGAAGAAAAAGAATTAAATGTCGAATATGCACCTTTAGAAGAATTAATTAAAAAATCAGATTATATATCATTACATACACCTTTAACTCCAGAAACACATCACTTATTAGATGAAAAAGAATTCTCAATGATGAAACCAAATGTTATAATCATAAATACTGCAAGAGGTCCTGTAATCAATGAAAAAGTTCTTATAAAATATTTAAAAGAAGGAAAAATAGCTGGTGCTGGATTAGATGTATATGAAGAAGAACCAAAAATTCCAGAAGAATTATTAAAATTGGATAATGTAGTTTTAACCCCGCATACTGGAAGCGCTACATTTGAAACAAGAGACAAAATGGCAGAAATGGTTGCCGATAATGTTATTGCAGCCTTAAAAGGAGAGGTTCCGCCAAACAATGTTTATTAA
- a CDS encoding ATP-binding protein, translating into MKKLPVGIQDYKEIIEENYIYVDKTKYLYDLINSGKFYFMSRPRRFGKSLTVSTFYYLFKGEKELFKDTYIYDKWEFKEYPIIKLDMSDNTLRNIESFEKSLDNMLDKIYKAYRIIPDIDDIPTKFGNLIEKLNEKYQEKVVILIDEYESPILEHINDKKKAEKFRGFLREFYKKIKTKDAYVKFVFITGITKFTKTGVFSALNNLSDISLNRKYGQMFGYTQEELEYYFKDYIKELSEEMGITEKELLEEMKRYYNGFSFDGEHYVYNPYSILRFFSEGKFQNFWFESGSPSFLYEYIKGKKIEYEDLVKTPVSAEDFSTREIEDAKANIFFTQAGYLTFKGIKKYGFKEKYILDYPNFEVKNSFSTLILEANYGFNDEEINRVSEIYLKIEENDIKGLIEEIKKIISAVPYNLHKKEEKYYHSLMFTIIASAGIDVKAEELTNLGRSDLVIDFEDRIYLFEIKLDQSSDEALKQIKEMKYYEKYAGKEVYLIGININSEKRNIEDYIIEKI; encoded by the coding sequence ATGAAGAAATTACCAGTAGGAATACAAGATTATAAGGAAATAATAGAAGAAAATTATATATATGTGGATAAAACAAAATATTTATATGATTTAATAAATAGTGGAAAGTTTTATTTTATGTCAAGACCTCGAAGATTTGGAAAAAGCTTAACAGTATCAACATTTTATTATTTGTTCAAAGGGGAAAAGGAATTATTTAAGGATACATATATATATGACAAATGGGAATTTAAAGAGTATCCAATAATAAAATTGGATATGTCGGATAATACATTGAGGAATATAGAATCATTTGAAAAATCTCTTGATAATATGCTTGATAAAATTTATAAAGCATATAGGATAATTCCTGATATAGATGACATACCAACAAAGTTTGGAAATTTAATAGAAAAGTTAAATGAGAAATATCAAGAAAAAGTTGTCATTTTAATAGATGAATATGAATCACCAATATTGGAACATATAAATGATAAGAAAAAAGCTGAAAAATTCAGAGGATTTTTAAGGGAATTCTATAAAAAGATAAAAACAAAGGATGCATATGTAAAATTTGTATTCATAACCGGAATAACAAAATTTACCAAAACAGGAGTATTTTCAGCATTAAACAATTTAAGCGATATATCATTAAACAGGAAATATGGACAGATGTTTGGATATACGCAGGAAGAATTGGAATATTATTTCAAAGATTACATAAAAGAATTATCAGAAGAAATGGGTATAACAGAAAAAGAATTGCTTGAAGAAATGAAGAGATATTATAATGGCTTTTCATTTGACGGAGAACATTATGTATATAATCCATATTCAATATTGAGATTTTTTAGCGAAGGAAAATTCCAGAACTTTTGGTTTGAAAGTGGATCACCGAGTTTTCTGTATGAATACATAAAAGGCAAAAAAATAGAATATGAGGATTTAGTAAAAACACCAGTAAGTGCAGAAGACTTCTCAACACGAGAAATAGAAGATGCAAAAGCAAATATCTTCTTTACGCAGGCAGGATATTTAACCTTTAAAGGAATAAAAAAATATGGATTTAAAGAAAAATATATACTGGACTATCCAAATTTTGAAGTAAAAAACAGTTTTTCAACACTAATATTAGAAGCCAATTATGGATTTAATGATGAAGAAATAAACAGGGTAAGTGAGATATATTTAAAAATAGAAGAAAATGACATAAAAGGATTAATAGAAGAAATAAAAAAAATAATAAGTGCAGTGCCGTATAATCTACACAAAAAAGAAGAAAAGTATTATCATTCATTGATGTTCACAATAATAGCCTCAGCAGGAATAGATGTAAAAGCAGAAGAATTGACAAACTTAGGAAGAAGCGATTTAGTAATAGATTTTGAAGATAGGATATATTTATTTGAGATAAAACTGGATCAAAGTAGCGACGAAGCATTAAAACAGATAAAAGAAATGAAGTATTATGAAAAGTATGCAGGAAAAGAAGTCTATTTGATAGGAATAAATATAAATTCAGAAAAAAGGAATATTGAGGATTATATAATTGAAAAAATTTAA
- a CDS encoding SHOCT-like domain-containing protein has product MKEELLKILNMVKDGSIVVEEAAELIEAFYDNPQPKSTNQNPRKKLVIKVNSSDGDKVNVKIPMGLIKIAKVMIPLALAKEGKMKDEEINQIMQFINNIDFDQFEGEELINVDSADGDVVKIYIE; this is encoded by the coding sequence ATGAAAGAAGAATTATTGAAAATCCTTAATATGGTTAAAGACGGTAGCATTGTAGTAGAGGAAGCTGCTGAATTAATAGAGGCATTTTATGATAATCCACAACCAAAAAGCACAAATCAAAATCCAAGAAAAAAACTTGTTATTAAGGTTAATTCATCAGATGGAGACAAAGTAAATGTAAAAATACCTATGGGATTAATAAAAATTGCGAAGGTTATGATACCTTTAGCATTAGCGAAAGAAGGAAAAATGAAGGATGAGGAAATAAACCAGATAATGCAATTTATCAACAATATAGATTTTGACCAATTTGAAGGAGAAGAATTAATAAATGTAGATTCTGCTGATGGTGATGTAGTAAAAATATATATAGAATAA
- a CDS encoding DUF2089 domain-containing protein — MYKAPVICPVCGNKLHIEKLKCSNCNSKIEGEFELNEFATLSNENIDFLRLYLLNRGNLSKVSEILGISYPTALNKFNKLLKDLGYIQKETFEEPNEQPQNTELEKKKIIEMLANGAISSKEAIEKLKKLKGE, encoded by the coding sequence ATGTATAAAGCACCTGTTATATGTCCAGTATGTGGTAACAAATTACACATTGAAAAATTAAAATGTTCAAACTGTAATTCCAAAATAGAAGGTGAATTTGAATTAAATGAATTTGCAACTTTAAGTAATGAAAATATAGATTTTTTAAGGCTTTATCTTTTAAACAGAGGGAATTTATCAAAAGTCTCAGAAATACTCGGGATTTCATATCCAACTGCATTAAACAAATTCAACAAATTACTTAAAGATTTAGGTTATATTCAAAAAGAAACTTTCGAAGAACCAAATGAACAACCTCAAAATACAGAATTAGAAAAAAAGAAAATTATTGAAATGCTTGCTAACGGTGCAATTTCTTCAAAAGAAGCAATTGAAAAACTTAAAAAATTAAAGGGGGAATGA
- a CDS encoding MBL fold metallo-hydrolase has product MKITGIVDNYKVHPLLKRDWGLSILVENNGSLTLFDTGNDYRILEHNITHLGLRFKTIDNLFLSHYHDDHTGGLEYIMENYTVKRSFIPSRFPERMLKLLREKSEVIICDSPKEIEPNIYSTGTFEGDIPEHSMVLKTPKGLVVIVGCSHPKVENILEFAKKEFKDKLHAVIGGFHFYKLYEEKLFVRIDRIKKTEVEYILPSHCTGTDALNVLNVEFKGRIMKFGAGTILEI; this is encoded by the coding sequence ATGAAGATAACAGGAATTGTAGATAATTACAAAGTACATCCTTTACTAAAACGCGACTGGGGGCTTTCCATACTCGTTGAAAATAACGGAAGTCTCACATTGTTCGACACAGGAAACGATTATAGAATCTTAGAACACAACATCACACATCTTGGTTTAAGATTCAAAACAATTGATAATCTTTTTTTGAGCCATTACCATGACGACCATACTGGTGGACTGGAATATATAATGGAAAACTATACTGTTAAGAGAAGCTTTATACCTTCGCGATTTCCTGAAAGAATGCTTAAATTACTCAGAGAAAAAAGTGAAGTAATAATTTGTGATTCACCAAAAGAAATTGAACCTAATATATATTCTACAGGAACTTTTGAAGGTGATATTCCAGAACATTCAATGGTTTTAAAAACTCCAAAAGGTCTTGTAGTCATAGTTGGATGTTCTCACCCAAAGGTTGAAAACATTCTTGAATTTGCTAAAAAAGAATTTAAAGATAAACTTCACGCAGTAATTGGCGGATTTCATTTTTATAAACTATACGAAGAAAAATTATTTGTTAGAATTGATAGAATTAAAAAAACAGAAGTAGAATATATTTTACCTTCACACTGTACTGGAACAGATGCATTAAATGTATTAAATGTAGAATTCAAAGGCAGGATTATGAAATTTGGTGCTGGAACAATTTTAGAAATATAA
- a CDS encoding MFS transporter, giving the protein MKKAETYFGFSTFYLFGFSLILVSTLIPIIEKSYHIDHSLIGLAFSVGSIAFFFSSIIFGYILEKYNMYYTIIFTLLLFIIGNFFLFSMTGYIHLLLGIFLTNFAGGGLELSIPFLIGLSQEEKKSKTLNLLHSAFALGAVSSPIVSSLILRYTNQWKLPFLIAIILNIVPFILFSLSKHDISKKHTEYLANPHKKESKFIITKTLIILTLSLGIYVAYEMNFTSWLATFLYEYRGFKVSDAAMYPSFLWIGLFLGRTLLSHMPEKYGYKNWLVIAVLMSLIFSTFTVFLGKTLLLSLIGTLLTGIGYATTYPTIQALLIEKFKNNKGFALSFASASTSVISAIGSSSVGYIGKLFGIFFGLLFLIGLNFIEFLLIFRIEKQ; this is encoded by the coding sequence ATGAAAAAAGCGGAAACCTATTTTGGATTCAGCACATTTTACCTATTCGGTTTTTCATTAATTCTTGTCAGTACTTTAATTCCAATAATAGAAAAGAGCTATCATATCGATCATTCATTAATAGGACTTGCATTTTCAGTTGGTTCAATTGCATTTTTCTTCTCTTCTATAATTTTTGGATATATACTTGAAAAGTATAATATGTATTACACCATAATATTTACCTTATTGCTATTTATAATTGGAAATTTCTTTTTGTTTTCCATGACAGGTTATATACATCTTTTACTTGGAATATTTCTAACAAACTTTGCAGGTGGAGGCTTAGAATTATCAATTCCATTTTTAATAGGACTATCTCAAGAAGAAAAAAAGAGCAAAACCCTTAATTTATTACACTCTGCTTTTGCCCTTGGAGCCGTATCAAGTCCTATAGTATCCTCATTAATACTGAGATACACTAATCAATGGAAATTACCATTTTTAATTGCAATTATTCTAAACATAGTTCCATTTATACTTTTCTCATTATCAAAACATGATATTTCTAAAAAACATACTGAATATCTGGCAAATCCACACAAAAAAGAATCAAAATTTATTATCACCAAAACGCTTATAATATTAACGCTATCTCTTGGAATTTATGTAGCTTATGAGATGAACTTCACATCATGGCTTGCAACATTCTTATATGAATATAGAGGCTTTAAAGTATCAGATGCGGCCATGTATCCTTCATTTTTATGGATAGGCCTTTTCCTTGGAAGAACATTGCTTTCACACATGCCAGAAAAATATGGTTATAAAAACTGGCTCGTTATAGCTGTACTCATGTCATTAATCTTTTCAACATTTACGGTATTTCTTGGAAAAACACTTTTATTATCTTTAATTGGAACACTTTTAACAGGTATTGGGTATGCAACAACATATCCAACAATTCAGGCATTATTAATTGAAAAATTTAAAAACAATAAAGGTTTTGCTCTAAGTTTTGCTTCTGCTTCAACATCAGTAATTTCGGCTATAGGTTCGTCAAGTGTTGGATATATAGGAAAATTATTTGGTATTTTCTTTGGATTGCTCTTTTTAATCGGATTGAACTTTATTGAATTTCTGCTTATTTTTAGAATAGAAAAACAATAA
- a CDS encoding M3 family oligoendopeptidase, with translation MIVTDEKITKKPRKYFKEEINLNDWNEVKKVLEDLLSTEIKSKDELIEFLEKWSELESIISEEMAWRYIKMTCDTKEENSKAFNEFYANIVSPAQEYDFKLKKKFYDSPYRNELTGESFEHMNRLISRDIELFRKENLPLMVKEQELGSKYGEIISKITVTFDGEEKTLSQMGVYLKNPDRKVREEAWRLTMNAVAEHHEELEKLFDELKEIRIKIAKNAGYDNYRDYMHDAKKRFDFTPEDLYEFHKSVEEVVVPALKKLNEERKEKLGVESLRPWDTEVDVDGKVLKPFDNVEEFIDNAIKILSKVDIEFAKNLEKMKNTGFLDLENRKGKAPGGYNYPLSETGAAFIFMNAVGLSGDVRTLLHESGHAQHTFRSKDISISFLKDFPSEIAELASMSMELLTLEYLDEYYKNEEDLKKAKREQLESTLKILPWVMIVDAFQHWIYTNPDHTIEERDEYFGSLMDRFNTGIDWSGLDKEKRIRWLRQLHIFEVPFYYIEYAMSQLGAIAVYKNYKENGQKAIEQYKEFLSSGYKYPVKKLYEIAGIKFDFSKEYIKELTDFIISEIEKVK, from the coding sequence ATGATAGTAACTGATGAAAAAATTACAAAAAAACCCAGAAAATACTTCAAAGAAGAAATAAATTTAAATGATTGGAATGAAGTAAAAAAGGTACTTGAAGATTTATTAAGCACAGAAATCAAATCTAAAGATGAATTAATTGAATTTTTAGAAAAATGGTCAGAACTTGAAAGTATTATATCAGAAGAAATGGCATGGCGATATATAAAAATGACATGTGATACAAAGGAAGAAAATTCAAAAGCTTTTAATGAATTTTATGCAAATATAGTATCACCAGCACAGGAATATGATTTCAAATTAAAAAAGAAATTCTATGACAGCCCATATAGAAATGAACTAACTGGTGAATCATTTGAACATATGAATAGATTAATATCCAGGGATATTGAATTATTTAGAAAAGAAAATCTGCCATTAATGGTAAAAGAACAGGAATTAGGTTCTAAATACGGTGAAATAATCTCAAAGATTACAGTTACATTTGACGGAGAAGAAAAAACATTATCACAGATGGGAGTTTACTTAAAAAATCCAGACAGAAAAGTAAGAGAAGAAGCATGGCGTTTAACAATGAATGCAGTTGCTGAACATCATGAAGAGCTCGAAAAGCTTTTTGATGAATTAAAAGAAATTAGAATTAAAATTGCCAAAAATGCAGGATATGATAATTATAGAGATTATATGCATGATGCTAAAAAACGATTTGATTTCACACCGGAAGATTTATATGAATTCCATAAATCTGTTGAAGAAGTTGTAGTACCAGCCTTAAAAAAATTAAATGAAGAAAGAAAAGAAAAACTCGGTGTTGAAAGCTTAAGACCCTGGGATACAGAAGTAGATGTTGATGGTAAAGTCTTAAAACCTTTTGACAACGTTGAAGAATTCATCGATAATGCAATTAAAATATTATCAAAAGTGGATATTGAATTTGCTAAAAATCTTGAAAAAATGAAAAATACAGGATTTTTGGATCTAGAAAACAGAAAAGGAAAAGCACCAGGTGGTTATAACTATCCTTTATCAGAAACAGGTGCAGCATTTATATTCATGAATGCTGTTGGACTAAGCGGTGATGTTCGAACATTATTACATGAATCAGGACATGCTCAACACACATTCAGGTCAAAAGATATAAGCATCTCCTTCTTAAAAGATTTTCCAAGCGAAATTGCCGAGCTTGCTTCAATGTCTATGGAATTATTAACCCTTGAATATCTTGATGAATATTATAAAAATGAAGAAGATTTAAAAAAAGCTAAAAGAGAACAATTGGAAAGCACGTTAAAGATTTTGCCATGGGTTATGATTGTTGATGCATTCCAGCACTGGATATACACAAACCCAGATCACACCATTGAAGAAAGAGATGAATATTTTGGCAGTTTAATGGATAGATTCAATACAGGAATAGACTGGAGCGGATTGGATAAAGAAAAAAGAATAAGATGGTTAAGACAATTACATATCTTTGAAGTGCCATTCTACTATATTGAATATGCAATGTCACAACTTGGAGCAATAGCGGTATATAAAAATTATAAAGAAAATGGACAAAAGGCTATTGAACAATACAAAGAATTCTTAAGTTCCGGTTATAAGTATCCTGTTAAAAAATTATATGAAATTGCTGGAATTAAATTTGATTTCTCAAAAGAATATATTAAGGAATTAACAGACTTTATAATCTCAGAAATTGAAAAAGTAAAATAA